Part of the Henckelia pumila isolate YLH828 chromosome 2, ASM3356847v2, whole genome shotgun sequence genome is shown below.
aaattttttttaggaaaTATGTACCAAAAAATACCATTCCATTTGAATTATTACACAACATTTCATCACCTCGCTCCTTGTTTCATCTTACAATTGATTCATGTTTGACTCGATTGCTTCAATATTTATCATTATCTTTTATATGAACTTTGAAATTTCGGAGGAGACTGCGATGCAATGCACAGTTTTTTGGGAACAGTTTCATCATTTCAAAACATGCGAATAAGatgtgttattttaaaattgacAATTTTGTAGTTGTTTATCCATTTCCAACGCACTAGCTTATTATAcgtaacattaaaaaaaaaaaaacattattagTCACATGCTACAACTACAAAACGTGTTAAAAAAGTTACCAATAAAGAAATGCTGCAAAACTATATAGTTTGTGCTTACATATTAAACATGTGCAACATATTATATATCTGATGAGGGTGATGGGCGGGCCACTGCCAACTTCCAGTGAAGTCTCATCACACTAAAGTTGACGGCAGATCCCCTTATCATTActtttttaaagaagaagatTCCGACGGCCAATGgctttttatatatttttattcgtattttGTTTTCATTAATTTTAGTAAGATTTTCATTATTTACAAGCAAAgagggttattttattttatttttcaaaatgatcTTTTGACATATGAGATATACAAAgattaaataaatgataaaaatataaaagattgTGTTGTTTATTCACTATTGATTAAGGTTCTAAAAAGCGTGAAGCGCGTCGAAACGTGGAGGTCAAGCTTCAAGTTTTTCAAGCTTAAAACGAGATTAAGCGTGAAAAAATGTTTtcaatttttactataattttaattatttttaagacaaacattaaataaaatgttatattaatcataaatatatgatttaatagataattcaaaatctaaactataaatatacatatttataaaaatgtgttcattttaaaaaataaatgaaatatttCATTCTAAAAAGCGGTCTCTTACTCGAGCTTAAGCGAGATTAAACGTCGCTTAAGCGAGCACTGCTATTGGTAGTTGCGTCTCACCCGGTTTGACAGAAATGAAGGTGTAGCTAAAAAGAAAGGGGCATCACTAGCTTCACATTCggagtaaatatatatatattgtttttcaAAGAAGATATATAATTTAAGGTTTTTTTTGTTCATCTAAATATAAAACTTAAACTCTAAAATTATCCTATTAACATTGTTTTGAGTTTTTCCCGCTCGAGAGTACAAAATTAGAATCGAATCCAACTCATGTAATATGATACTTGAGCTCGTCTCGGCTCGTATGCCCCCTAAAGCCAAGAGCCCTTCAGTTTTTACCTTTGATCCTAATGTGAGGTGaagaaataaataatattacttatataataaaaattggaTTAAATTTGTCAATAATTCATagtctattttttttatataaaagacctaaaatttGGGAAAACTTTCAAGATCTCTTTTTCAATAAATAAAGAGTGGATTGATTTAATAAAGCCCAATAAAAGATTTAGTCTGGCCCAAATTGCAAATACGAAATTACATTGGGCCAATTCGAAGGAAAACCATTTAAGTGGAACACCCGCCGTTTTCCGCGCTCGGGACGCATACTTTGTTTCCTTAAACACCAAGCAATCTACGCCAACTGGATCATGTCGGAAAATTCCAGTTTATATAAACACTAACCGCCtccttttatttttaaatttgcaCTACTTTCCCAAATCGGAACTTCGATTTCTGCAGTTTGCATCTTCCAGAATTTGAGATTTTTTCGAATTCCTTGAATTTGAAGGGTTCGGAGCCATATTGTTCTTAGGAATCATCAGCTATGGGTGGTTCTCACAGCCGCGAAGGACTCGACCTTTCGGATTCGTCGGATTACTCCGACGAGGATGTGGTCGAGAAGGAGATCATTTCTGAAATTTATGCTGATGCGGAAGATTGGAGTCCAACAATGAGTACCACAGCAGTGGATGAAGTTGATTCTCGGCTTCGGGATTTAAAGCTGAAATATGGGAAAATCTCGTCCCCTTCTGTTCAGAAAACTGATGGAAAACCCTTAAACTCCGTTAAGCTTTATGTACATATTGGTGGAAATACGCCGAAGGCCAAATGGGTAGTTTCAGAGAAGCTTACTTCTTATAAATTTGTTAAGAAGTTGAATATTGGAGATGGAGATGAGGAAGACGAGGATGATGAAGTTGAATCATGGGGTGGTGTGGGATTTTGGTTTTTGAAGGTGGGGAAGAAAATTAGGGTGAAGGTGTCCACTGATATGCAGGTGAAGTTTTTTGGGGATCAGAGGAGGGTTGATTTTGTGGATGGGGGAGTTTGGGCTCTGAATTTTTTTACTGATGAAGAGTACAGGAGTTTCGTTACTAAATTTCAGGATTTTTTGTTCGAAAATGTTTATGGGTTGAGGTCCACAGAGGAAAATAAAGTGAAGGTTTATGGGAAAGATTTCATTGGATGGTTGAAGCCAGAGGAATCCGATGATTCTATATGGGAGGATGCAGCTGATGGCATCTGGAAGACTCCAGAGAAAGGGCAGGTGGCATTCCCTGCTCGGGATTTGTCGGAGGAATTCGAGGAGGCATCCACCGGTGGTGGCATTCAAAGCTTGGCTCTAGGTGCATTGGATAACAGTTTCTTGGTTGATGATTCTGGTGTTCAGGTCGTGAAGAACTTTAGCCATGGGATCCATGGAAAGGGAGTCTATGTAAAGTTCGATGACTGGAGATTGGGGTCAGGTGGGAAGTCTACTCCCAAAAAGGCCCTTTTGATGAGGGCGGAGACAAACATGATGCTGATGAGTCCGATGGAAGGCAAACCCCACTCTTCGGGGCTTCACCAATTGGACATTGAGACTGGGAAGATTGTTACAGATTGGAAGTTTGAGAAGGATGGTGCCGATATCACGATGAAAGATATAACCAGCGATGCAAAGGGATCACAGTTAGACCCATCCGAGTCAACTTTCTTAGGTCTGGATGATAACAGATTGTGTCAATGGGATATGCGAGATAAGAAGGGGATAGTCCAAAAGATAGCAAGTGCGAATTCTCCTGTGCTTCAATGGAGCCAAGGGCATCAGTTCTCAAGAGGAAcgaattttcaatgttttgcaACCTCTGGAGACGGGTCGATTGTTGTTGGCTCGCTTGATGGTAAAATAAGATTATACTCGAGGACTACTATGAGGCAGGCAAAAACAGCTTTCCCCGGGCTTGGTTCACCTATTACATCGGTTGATGTTACATACGATGGGAAGTGGGTATTGGGCACTACAGACACTTATCTGATCTTGATATGCACTTTATTCACGGATAAGGATGGGAAAACAAAAACGGGTTTTAGCGGTCGGATGGGGAATAAAATTCCGGCTCCAAGGTTACTGAAGCTGAACCCTGTGGATGCACATTTGGCTGGATCCGATAATAAGTTCCATGCTGGCCATTTCTCTTGGGTAAGTCTTCTGCATTTCATTAACAAGTAGCCGCAGATTTGCCTGACTTGTTTCTACATAACCAAATATGTCATCATTCTCTTAGAACTTTTATGTCTCGGAAAGTGATACATTTAATGCTAGACTGGCGGGTTAAATAGCATATAGAACAGCGTATAATCTAATGGAGATGAAATGTCCATAAGTTTTAATCTTcagaataatattttaaaatgctGAGACAATTTCATGGCAAAAGAAGCATTTGTATCACAAGGAAATTGTTGGAGTTTTATCTGTCAATTTGAAAATAAGAATGCTTTTGGGGTGGTGTGGCTTATTGATTTCTCATGTATTTTTAAGCACAAATTTAAATGCAATTATGCCAGCTTGTCCTGCATGAAATTCTCGTTAGCTAAACAGGGATTTTATACTCTGTTTTGGCTGTGAATTCGATATAGCTTGCATGTCCTTAATTCTCAATCCAACAATGTCATCTAACATTGCATATTTCCTTATTTGATCAGGTCACTGAAAGTGGGAAGCAAGAAAAACATTTGGTCGCAACCGTGGGCAAGTTCAGTGTAATATGGAATTTTCAGCAAGTTAGGAACAGCGCACATATTTGCTATCAGAATCAGCAAGGACTCAAGAGTTGCTACTGCTACAAAATAGTGCCCAAGAATGAATCCATTATTGAAAGTCGGTTCATGCACGATAAGTTCGCATTCAACAACTCGCCAGAAGCTCCACTGGTTGTGGCCACCCCGATGAAAGTTACATCCGTCAGCATGTTTGGGAAGAGATGAAACATACATTGGATTAAGCATTGATGGTGTTTGTAAGTTTGCATATCGGGCATGTAAAGAGAAtttcctttgttttttttttcgattgtTGGGCGTTACCACATTGTAATTTGTATCCTGCCACACTGATTATTTTTAAGCTTCGAATACAGATGTAAAGAACTCTATTTAGTTACTTATATCTTCTTTAAGAGTGATCTAGtttgttcattttttttaaataagtttGTTCATTTATTACGCACCTTTGTTATTGCATTTTATTGTACGACCCAAACATCAATAACATAGTTTAGTTCGTATTCCAAGTTTTAGCACCTCAGTttatttatcaatatttcatAAGTTTTATGTGCTTAAACTTTAGCTCAAGAAACTTCTATATGATGTTAAACGTGTACTACACATCGATCTCAAATTGAGAAGTTGAAAACGCCGAGCAGAAGTCGATaggtttgataaaatttgagATGAGATTTGATACTGAAATAAGAGTGGGATGACCACACAAGTTCTATTCGATAATAAAGTTGTAGACAATTGTGAAATAATAGTACAAATAGCATCTTCATTCTGTCAATTAAGGAAGGAAACTTCACGAGATGGTATCACAAGGCAGACCTTAAAAGTAAAAAGTTTTCACCTCACAATGCATCTCGTGCAGCAATTCTGCATGTTATGGCATCTGCGAGAGAAGATATTCCAAGCTCTTGCTCCGAAATTTTGTAGTGCTGTATAGATATCGAGTTACCAAACAAACATCAATAACTTTGAGTATGTTAAAAATAATTCTACAGCAGAGATGGATGGAGGATGGAGGATGGAGGATGGAGAAGGAACCTTTTGAATTTGACCTTGGTTTGCCCGTGTTTCCAATTCCTCCAAGTCGATTTCAATTCCCTTTACAAGTCCTTTTATGGTTGTCATCTGGtgaaacataaaatttttcagTTGCAATTATCTATTAAGTCTATAAGAAAACTGCACGACTGCACGTAGTAAATGCAACAGTCTCACCTCATCAACAGAAGCACCAAAACGAGCCACAAGGATGTAATTTGTAGTATCAGATATGCCGCATCTTTTCAAGGATTCTGATATCTAGAACAGACAGAAGAAACATTATTACTTGAATAGAACCAGAAAATCATGATGATGAGTTACTAGTTTTCTTACATGCTTAGAACCTGAGAAATTGTAAACAAGTTCAGAATGGAGAGTGCGTGTCGTCAATGACTCTCGTGATTTGGCTATGACGGTCTTGTGGGCAGCAGCTAGAACAGGGAAAATGTCTGGTATCTGCATCAATTCTAGATGGCATTAAAAAAAGCTCAAAAAAGCTGATGCAACAAAAACTAAAAGGGAAAGAGGTGTTGATTCATGCACTAGATGGGCTTACAAGTGAAGCGTTGATAAATGCTGCTTCTGGGTTCAATGTTCCCGTTTGCATCAAATCCAAGAGGTCCCTACAAAAGCACATTATGCGCTTGAATCTATTGAAAGtttctaccaaaatattttttttataagttCCCATAAGACTATAACACAGAGGAATAGTTTCAAAGAATCTAAACATTTTACTTTccaaatccttttttttttcccgaTAAAAATGAAAAGATCTCTCAGTTTTCACCTTATATTACTAGCCTGTCAGTTCCTTCTCAAACCCATTAAAGTACCCACTCCCAAAAACCCTCTTAAACCAAAAGATATCACTATGACAATCAATGGAAAGATGCCAAAATGAATAGCATAAACATTTGCATGCAAAAATACGAACAAATCGACCATTGACATAATAATCAAAGATGCAAGGTGCACATGTGCCATGGAACCTAGGCTGATGCCCTGACATAATGAAGAGCACTAGAGAATAAAATCTAATACGTGCTTCACAAAGCATTAAACAACAGTAAAACAAGGACAAATAATGAGAAAATATAGTTTTGACTTAAAATGAACAATCCCATAATCTGAGGCAATTTAAAACAAGCATCAACGAAACAAAAAAGCATACTTGGAGTTGGTGACGTCGCTGAAGAGAGCCAAAGAGAGGGTGGTGCCACCAATTTCGAAAACCTTCATACTTGCTTTGACAAAGTCAAGCTTATGAACAATGAACGGGTTGGAGGTTGTGCGATTCAGCTAAAAGGGCAAATCTTGCACAGAGACTGTTAATCACCTGACCGAAGAGAAATCCACTTTTCTTAGTGAGGCGACCCACCGAAGATGATGAACTCAATGAATTTTGCAGTTTAGGGATGGATGATTGTGGGCTTTTTCTTTGCCCATTTAGGGCTGGATGGTGTGGGCTTTTAGGATTGAATTTTGCAAAGGCCCATTAGTGATCACCTAAatctatataaaaatataaaaaaataattttattttattttttttgacggaaaaaataattttattttataaaatcggTTAAtcgaatttataaaattaaagatGAACCGAACCGATGTAACCGATTTGGCCGATTTTTTAGaaattaaaactgaaattttgaattttatcgaTTAATTCATTTTAACCGAATTTATGCTAACTCCTAATTATTAGTAGTTAACTTATATGTATTTGGTCGGCATGGCATAATCTTTACGATTAGACTTTGATTAAATTGTCAAACCTCCTCCCCTGCCCCTATTTTGTTACTTTAAAACAACTTTATTACTATATGTATGAATGTGTTGATTGTATTTGGATCAATAGATCTGATACATGAATTTAACTCGAGTGATTTCACGATATACTTCGTATTAAATTACTCAATTTTAAAGTGGGATTTCaaatcaaatttctgaaaacttATACACAGCTGAAATTTTAGATTTCGTTTGAATACATgaatttcaaatgtatttttaattttttaaaaaccaatATGAAATTAAAGTGAATTTTATGTTACTCAATAACGatgttatttaaaatttattcataaataattaaaattc
Proteins encoded:
- the LOC140879980 gene encoding protein CYPRO4, which encodes MGGSHSREGLDLSDSSDYSDEDVVEKEIISEIYADAEDWSPTMSTTAVDEVDSRLRDLKLKYGKISSPSVQKTDGKPLNSVKLYVHIGGNTPKAKWVVSEKLTSYKFVKKLNIGDGDEEDEDDEVESWGGVGFWFLKVGKKIRVKVSTDMQVKFFGDQRRVDFVDGGVWALNFFTDEEYRSFVTKFQDFLFENVYGLRSTEENKVKVYGKDFIGWLKPEESDDSIWEDAADGIWKTPEKGQVAFPARDLSEEFEEASTGGGIQSLALGALDNSFLVDDSGVQVVKNFSHGIHGKGVYVKFDDWRLGSGGKSTPKKALLMRAETNMMLMSPMEGKPHSSGLHQLDIETGKIVTDWKFEKDGADITMKDITSDAKGSQLDPSESTFLGLDDNRLCQWDMRDKKGIVQKIASANSPVLQWSQGHQFSRGTNFQCFATSGDGSIVVGSLDGKIRLYSRTTMRQAKTAFPGLGSPITSVDVTYDGKWVLGTTDTYLILICTLFTDKDGKTKTGFSGRMGNKIPAPRLLKLNPVDAHLAGSDNKFHAGHFSWVTESGKQEKHLVATVGKFSVIWNFQQVRNSAHICYQNQQGLKSCYCYKIVPKNESIIESRFMHDKFAFNNSPEAPLVVATPMKVTSVSMFGKR
- the LOC140884698 gene encoding uncharacterized protein — its product is MKVFEIGGTTLSLALFSDVTNSKDLLDLMQTGTLNPEAAFINASLIPDIFPVLAAAHKTVIAKSRESLTTRTLHSELVYNFSGSKHISESLKRCGISDTTNYILVARFGASVDEMTTIKGLVKGIEIDLEELETRANQGQIQKHYKISEQELGISSLADAITCRIAARDAL